One window from the genome of Cucumis melo cultivar AY chromosome 12, USDA_Cmelo_AY_1.0, whole genome shotgun sequence encodes:
- the LOC103487357 gene encoding pre-mRNA-processing factor 39-2 isoform X2, with protein sequence METRLVIPTPTSGTSIWSLLRSVQFYAKSIALAMANDFQLLNNSGTKAQPIESDSAVGLDESKLYEGVPIHGLDFDEWTSLISEIEREYPDVIEKISLVYDSFLSEFPLCHGYWRKYAAHKTRLCSADRVVDVFEQAVQSATYSVGIWVDYCSFSISAFEDPSDIRRLFKRAISFVGKDYLSYSLWDKYIEFEVSQQQWDSLALIYIQTLRFPTKKLSYYHNSFRKLTASLKENIQSDTGCNNSMPMEFEASPDGEVPTKCTDTELSSVIKDLLDLSAGTTRYSSLLKYVHAGEKLYDEACQLEEKVIHFEDKIRRTYFHVKPLDAGQLKNWHSYLDFVEMYGDFDWAVKLYERCLIPCASYPEFWMRYVEFVETKGGREIAMFALERATKTFLKKVPVIHLFNSRFKEQIRDLSGARAAFLQLDGDLDSKFVENIILKANMEKRMGKSTEAFNIYREALEMALMKKKLDVLPALVANFDLQITGSVDAAMEVLIDGIRNVPLCKLLLEELINFVMVYGVPKLINLVDPIVANAISLKADVSQGWSEQDREDISTLYLKAVDLCGTIHDVMKVWNRHIKLFPQSIRVMPYKDPIQETEAIKMTVGGKQTTDTTVTYQPIRDGHVNPSNQPPLEENKQSLLDNQNFKNDQSSNGNEPTSCLLVKRNIATKESTIDQINLGDSEIGAEEREQENSPKVLEHYGSGGNQIESAQMRTPMDNSKKDECGDALGVTLKNLSIGSLSLNAKNNDKINLLSEACHEGEPPLENSLSSESVNNTDEEVVMHNPLSVGSSGSIQISNEVVSPSSSPSPDKPTHTQVHSQFHMHQTGDRKWHHKRYAGNLRHDPQHHFQGHSRRRPHRTWKDSPQDYRGMRSGQTPGDQDYTSESIASQKPQVERISQDNNHIQSGQQQNFHTTSQSQLPSQGFTQEKSQYTTSNDEQYGHMQSGQAPNTYEQMWQYYYYQQQQQYLLQQQQLQQAQNFQQQYYQQQVQMQQQYFQSQQQYPYQPVELQQQYHIQQQLQQTQQQQQLLGLQPQEASQTDQLSFQQHEHQPEELEEAEQKQHTKQVSSLSIQIQAGERDHQDS encoded by the exons ATGGAGACCCGTCTTGTTATTCCGACTCCTACATCGGGAACTTCCATCTGGTCATTGCTACGTTCAGTCCAGTTCTATGCCAAATCAATAGCTCTTGCTATGGCGAATGATTTTCAACTTCTCAATAATTCAGGCACAAAAGCTCAACCAATTGAATCAGACTCCGCAG TTGGCTTAGATGAGTCCAAACTTTACGAAGGTGTTCCCATACATGGACTAGATTTTGACGAATGGACTTCCCTTATTTCAGAGATTGAGAGAGAGTATCCT GATGTCATTGAGAAGATCTCTTTGGTGTATGACTCATTCTTGTCCGAGTTTCCTCTGTGCCATGGATACTGGAGAAAGTATGCAGCTCACAAGACAAGGTTGTGCTCTGCGGACAGGGTTGTTGATGTATTCGAACAAGCAGTGCAATCAGCAACTTATTCTGTTGGTATTTGGGTTGATTACTGTAGTTTCAGCATATCAGCTTTTGAAGATCCATCTGATATTCGAAG ATTGTTTAAGAGGGCAATCTCCTTTGTCGGAAAGGACTATTTGAGCTATAGCTTGTGGGACAAGTACATTGAGTTTGAGGTATCTCAACAGCAGTGGGACTCCTTAGCTCTTATTTACATTCAAACTCTGAGATTTCCTACCAAAAAGTTGTCTTATTATCACAACAG CTTTAGAAAATTGACTGCTTCTCTGAAAGAGAATATCCAATCTGATACTGGTTGCAATAATTCAATGCCCATGGAATTTGAAGCTTCTCCGGATGGTGAAGTCCCAACTAAGTGTACGGACACTGAACTGTCTTCTGTCATTAAAGACCTTCTGGATCTGTCTGCTGGCACAACTAGGTATAGTTCACTACTGAAGTACGTGCATGCTGGTGAAAAACTCTATGACGAAGCATGTCAACTAGAAGAAAAAGTTATTCACTTTGAGGATAAGATCAGGAGGACATATTTTCATGTAAAACCCCTTGATGCTGGTCAACTGAAGAATTGGCATTCTTATCTTGACTTTGTGGAGATGTATGGAGATTTTGATTGG GCGGTTAAACTCTACGAAAGATGCTTAATTCCCTGTGCTAGTTATCCTGAGTTTTGGATGCGCTATGTGGAGTTTGTCGAAACTAAGGGTGGAAGAGAGATAGCAATGTTTGCTCTAGAGCGTGCAACAAAAACTTTTCTCAAG AAAGTTCCTGTTATCCATCTTTTCAATTCAAGGTTTAAGGAACAAATAAGAGATTTATCGGGTGCACGTGCTGCTTTTCTTCAGCTTGATGGAGATTTAGATTCTAAGTTTGTGGAGAATATCATATTGAAGGCTAATATGGAGAAACGAATG GGAAAATCTACAGAAGCTTTTAATATTTACCGAGAAGCCCTGGAGATGGCTttgatgaagaagaaattggatGTTCTACCAGCTCT AGTTGCCAACTTTGATTTGCAGATTACAGGAAGTGTTGATGCTGCTATGGAGGTCTTAATAGATGGGATCCGAAATGTACCTCTCTGCAAATTGCTTCTTGAG GAACTTATAAACTTCGTAATGGTCTATGGAGTGCCAAAGCTTATAAATTTAGTTGATCCCATCGTAGCTAATGCAATATCTCTCAAGGCAGACGTATCTCAGGGTTGGAGTGAGCAAGACAGAGAGGATATTTCAACTCTGTATTTAAAG GCTGTTGACTTGTGTGGAACCATCCATGATGTAATGAAGGTGTGGAATCGGCATATTAAATTGTTTCCACAGTCTATTAGAGTAATGCCATATAAAGACCCCATCCAGGAGACAGAAGCCATAAAAATGACCGTGGGAGGAAAACAAACAACAGATACCACTGTAACCTACCAACCAATCAGAGATGGCCATGTCAATCCATCAAATCAGCCTCCTCTAGAAGAAAATAAACAGTCTCTGTTAGATAACCAAAACTTCAAGAATGACCAATCTTCCAATGGGAATGAACCAACATCCTGTTTACTCGTAAAGCGTAATATTGCTACGAAAGAGTCTACCATCGACCAGATTAATTTAGGAGATTCTGAAATTGGTGCAGAGGAAAGGGAGCAGGAAAATTCTCCAAAAGTTCTTGAGCATTATGGAAGTGGTGGAAATCAGATTGAATCGGCACAAATGCGAACGCCCATGGACAACTCCAAAAAAGATGAGTGTGGTGATGCTTTGGGCGTGACCTTGAAAAATCTTTCAATTGGGAGTCTTTCCTTGAACGCAAAGAACAATGACAAAATAAATTTACTTTCCGAAGCATGTCACGAAGGGGAACCTCCCCTGGAGAACAGTTTGTCTAGTGAAAGTGTCAACAATACAGATGAAGAGGTTGTAATGCACAACCCTCTAAGTGTCGGATCTTCCGGTTCCATCCAGATTTCCAATGAAGTGGTCAGTCCATCATCCTCTCCAAGTCCCGACAAGCCTACACACACCCAAGtacattcgcagtttcacatgCATCAAACTGGGGACAGAAAATGGCACCATAAACGTTATGCCGGTAACTTGCGTCATGACCCCCAGCATCATTTTCAAGGACACTCTCGAAGAAGGCCTCATCGAACATGGAAAGATTCTCCTCAGGACTACCGAGGAATGCGATCTGGTCAAACACCAGGTGATCAAGATTATACCTCTGAATCTATTGCTTCACAAAAACCACAAGTTGAACGAATCAGCCAAGACAACAATCATATTCAATCTGGGCAGCAGCAGAATTTCCATACTACTTCTCAGTCTCAACTTCCTTCTCAAGGTTTTACTCAAGAGAAATCTCAATATACTACATCAAATGACGAACAATATGGTCACATGCAGAGTGGTCAGGCGCCAAATACCTATGAACAGATGTGGCAATATTATTACTATCAGCAACAGCAGCAGTATCTTTTGCAGCAGCAACAACTTCAACAGGCACAGAATTTTCAGCAACAGTATTACCAGCAGCAAGTGCAAATGCAACAACAGTATTTTCAATCGCAACAACAATATCCTTACCAGCCTGTGGAATTACAACAGcagtatcacattcagcagcaatTGCAACAAACGCAGCAGCAGCAACAGTTACTTGGTCTTCAGCCGCAAGAAGCCTCCCAGACAGATCAGCTATCATTCCAACAACATGAGCATCAGCCAGAAGAACTGGAGGAAGCTGAACAAAAGCAACACACAAAACAAGTTTCTTCGTTGTCTATTCAGATCCAGGCTGGTGAACGTGACCATCAG GATTCTTGA
- the LOC103487357 gene encoding pre-mRNA-processing factor 39-2 isoform X1 gives METRLVIPTPTSGTSIWSLLRSVQFYAKSIALAMANDFQLLNNSGTKAQPIESDSAVGLDESKLYEGVPIHGLDFDEWTSLISEIEREYPDVIEKISLVYDSFLSEFPLCHGYWRKYAAHKTRLCSADRVVDVFEQAVQSATYSVGIWVDYCSFSISAFEDPSDIRRLFKRAISFVGKDYLSYSLWDKYIEFEVSQQQWDSLALIYIQTLRFPTKKLSYYHNSFRKLTASLKENIQSDTGCNNSMPMEFEASPDGEVPTKCTDTELSSVIKDLLDLSAGTTRYSSLLKYVHAGEKLYDEACQLEEKVIHFEDKIRRTYFHVKPLDAGQLKNWHSYLDFVEMYGDFDWAVKLYERCLIPCASYPEFWMRYVEFVETKGGREIAMFALERATKTFLKKVPVIHLFNSRFKEQIRDLSGARAAFLQLDGDLDSKFVENIILKANMEKRMGKSTEAFNIYREALEMALMKKKLDVLPALYVHLSRLKHMITGSVDAAMEVLIDGIRNVPLCKLLLEELINFVMVYGVPKLINLVDPIVANAISLKADVSQGWSEQDREDISTLYLKAVDLCGTIHDVMKVWNRHIKLFPQSIRVMPYKDPIQETEAIKMTVGGKQTTDTTVTYQPIRDGHVNPSNQPPLEENKQSLLDNQNFKNDQSSNGNEPTSCLLVKRNIATKESTIDQINLGDSEIGAEEREQENSPKVLEHYGSGGNQIESAQMRTPMDNSKKDECGDALGVTLKNLSIGSLSLNAKNNDKINLLSEACHEGEPPLENSLSSESVNNTDEEVVMHNPLSVGSSGSIQISNEVVSPSSSPSPDKPTHTQVHSQFHMHQTGDRKWHHKRYAGNLRHDPQHHFQGHSRRRPHRTWKDSPQDYRGMRSGQTPGDQDYTSESIASQKPQVERISQDNNHIQSGQQQNFHTTSQSQLPSQGFTQEKSQYTTSNDEQYGHMQSGQAPNTYEQMWQYYYYQQQQQYLLQQQQLQQAQNFQQQYYQQQVQMQQQYFQSQQQYPYQPVELQQQYHIQQQLQQTQQQQQLLGLQPQEASQTDQLSFQQHEHQPEELEEAEQKQHTKQVSSLSIQIQAGERDHQDS, from the exons ATGGAGACCCGTCTTGTTATTCCGACTCCTACATCGGGAACTTCCATCTGGTCATTGCTACGTTCAGTCCAGTTCTATGCCAAATCAATAGCTCTTGCTATGGCGAATGATTTTCAACTTCTCAATAATTCAGGCACAAAAGCTCAACCAATTGAATCAGACTCCGCAG TTGGCTTAGATGAGTCCAAACTTTACGAAGGTGTTCCCATACATGGACTAGATTTTGACGAATGGACTTCCCTTATTTCAGAGATTGAGAGAGAGTATCCT GATGTCATTGAGAAGATCTCTTTGGTGTATGACTCATTCTTGTCCGAGTTTCCTCTGTGCCATGGATACTGGAGAAAGTATGCAGCTCACAAGACAAGGTTGTGCTCTGCGGACAGGGTTGTTGATGTATTCGAACAAGCAGTGCAATCAGCAACTTATTCTGTTGGTATTTGGGTTGATTACTGTAGTTTCAGCATATCAGCTTTTGAAGATCCATCTGATATTCGAAG ATTGTTTAAGAGGGCAATCTCCTTTGTCGGAAAGGACTATTTGAGCTATAGCTTGTGGGACAAGTACATTGAGTTTGAGGTATCTCAACAGCAGTGGGACTCCTTAGCTCTTATTTACATTCAAACTCTGAGATTTCCTACCAAAAAGTTGTCTTATTATCACAACAG CTTTAGAAAATTGACTGCTTCTCTGAAAGAGAATATCCAATCTGATACTGGTTGCAATAATTCAATGCCCATGGAATTTGAAGCTTCTCCGGATGGTGAAGTCCCAACTAAGTGTACGGACACTGAACTGTCTTCTGTCATTAAAGACCTTCTGGATCTGTCTGCTGGCACAACTAGGTATAGTTCACTACTGAAGTACGTGCATGCTGGTGAAAAACTCTATGACGAAGCATGTCAACTAGAAGAAAAAGTTATTCACTTTGAGGATAAGATCAGGAGGACATATTTTCATGTAAAACCCCTTGATGCTGGTCAACTGAAGAATTGGCATTCTTATCTTGACTTTGTGGAGATGTATGGAGATTTTGATTGG GCGGTTAAACTCTACGAAAGATGCTTAATTCCCTGTGCTAGTTATCCTGAGTTTTGGATGCGCTATGTGGAGTTTGTCGAAACTAAGGGTGGAAGAGAGATAGCAATGTTTGCTCTAGAGCGTGCAACAAAAACTTTTCTCAAG AAAGTTCCTGTTATCCATCTTTTCAATTCAAGGTTTAAGGAACAAATAAGAGATTTATCGGGTGCACGTGCTGCTTTTCTTCAGCTTGATGGAGATTTAGATTCTAAGTTTGTGGAGAATATCATATTGAAGGCTAATATGGAGAAACGAATG GGAAAATCTACAGAAGCTTTTAATATTTACCGAGAAGCCCTGGAGATGGCTttgatgaagaagaaattggatGTTCTACCAGCTCTGTATGTACATCTTTCTCGACTTAAACACATG ATTACAGGAAGTGTTGATGCTGCTATGGAGGTCTTAATAGATGGGATCCGAAATGTACCTCTCTGCAAATTGCTTCTTGAG GAACTTATAAACTTCGTAATGGTCTATGGAGTGCCAAAGCTTATAAATTTAGTTGATCCCATCGTAGCTAATGCAATATCTCTCAAGGCAGACGTATCTCAGGGTTGGAGTGAGCAAGACAGAGAGGATATTTCAACTCTGTATTTAAAG GCTGTTGACTTGTGTGGAACCATCCATGATGTAATGAAGGTGTGGAATCGGCATATTAAATTGTTTCCACAGTCTATTAGAGTAATGCCATATAAAGACCCCATCCAGGAGACAGAAGCCATAAAAATGACCGTGGGAGGAAAACAAACAACAGATACCACTGTAACCTACCAACCAATCAGAGATGGCCATGTCAATCCATCAAATCAGCCTCCTCTAGAAGAAAATAAACAGTCTCTGTTAGATAACCAAAACTTCAAGAATGACCAATCTTCCAATGGGAATGAACCAACATCCTGTTTACTCGTAAAGCGTAATATTGCTACGAAAGAGTCTACCATCGACCAGATTAATTTAGGAGATTCTGAAATTGGTGCAGAGGAAAGGGAGCAGGAAAATTCTCCAAAAGTTCTTGAGCATTATGGAAGTGGTGGAAATCAGATTGAATCGGCACAAATGCGAACGCCCATGGACAACTCCAAAAAAGATGAGTGTGGTGATGCTTTGGGCGTGACCTTGAAAAATCTTTCAATTGGGAGTCTTTCCTTGAACGCAAAGAACAATGACAAAATAAATTTACTTTCCGAAGCATGTCACGAAGGGGAACCTCCCCTGGAGAACAGTTTGTCTAGTGAAAGTGTCAACAATACAGATGAAGAGGTTGTAATGCACAACCCTCTAAGTGTCGGATCTTCCGGTTCCATCCAGATTTCCAATGAAGTGGTCAGTCCATCATCCTCTCCAAGTCCCGACAAGCCTACACACACCCAAGtacattcgcagtttcacatgCATCAAACTGGGGACAGAAAATGGCACCATAAACGTTATGCCGGTAACTTGCGTCATGACCCCCAGCATCATTTTCAAGGACACTCTCGAAGAAGGCCTCATCGAACATGGAAAGATTCTCCTCAGGACTACCGAGGAATGCGATCTGGTCAAACACCAGGTGATCAAGATTATACCTCTGAATCTATTGCTTCACAAAAACCACAAGTTGAACGAATCAGCCAAGACAACAATCATATTCAATCTGGGCAGCAGCAGAATTTCCATACTACTTCTCAGTCTCAACTTCCTTCTCAAGGTTTTACTCAAGAGAAATCTCAATATACTACATCAAATGACGAACAATATGGTCACATGCAGAGTGGTCAGGCGCCAAATACCTATGAACAGATGTGGCAATATTATTACTATCAGCAACAGCAGCAGTATCTTTTGCAGCAGCAACAACTTCAACAGGCACAGAATTTTCAGCAACAGTATTACCAGCAGCAAGTGCAAATGCAACAACAGTATTTTCAATCGCAACAACAATATCCTTACCAGCCTGTGGAATTACAACAGcagtatcacattcagcagcaatTGCAACAAACGCAGCAGCAGCAACAGTTACTTGGTCTTCAGCCGCAAGAAGCCTCCCAGACAGATCAGCTATCATTCCAACAACATGAGCATCAGCCAGAAGAACTGGAGGAAGCTGAACAAAAGCAACACACAAAACAAGTTTCTTCGTTGTCTATTCAGATCCAGGCTGGTGAACGTGACCATCAG GATTCTTGA
- the LOC103487357 gene encoding pre-mRNA-processing factor 39-2 isoform X3 — translation METRLVIPTPTSGTSIWSLLRSVQFYAKSIALAMANDFQLLNNSGTKAQPIESDSAVGLDESKLYEGVPIHGLDFDEWTSLISEIEREYPDVIEKISLVYDSFLSEFPLCHGYWRKYAAHKTRLCSADRVVDVFEQAVQSATYSVGIWVDYCSFSISAFEDPSDIRRLFKRAISFVGKDYLSYSLWDKYIEFEVSQQQWDSLALIYIQTLRFPTKKLSYYHNRYSSLLKYVHAGEKLYDEACQLEEKVIHFEDKIRRTYFHVKPLDAGQLKNWHSYLDFVEMYGDFDWAVKLYERCLIPCASYPEFWMRYVEFVETKGGREIAMFALERATKTFLKKVPVIHLFNSRFKEQIRDLSGARAAFLQLDGDLDSKFVENIILKANMEKRMGKSTEAFNIYREALEMALMKKKLDVLPALYVHLSRLKHMITGSVDAAMEVLIDGIRNVPLCKLLLEELINFVMVYGVPKLINLVDPIVANAISLKADVSQGWSEQDREDISTLYLKAVDLCGTIHDVMKVWNRHIKLFPQSIRVMPYKDPIQETEAIKMTVGGKQTTDTTVTYQPIRDGHVNPSNQPPLEENKQSLLDNQNFKNDQSSNGNEPTSCLLVKRNIATKESTIDQINLGDSEIGAEEREQENSPKVLEHYGSGGNQIESAQMRTPMDNSKKDECGDALGVTLKNLSIGSLSLNAKNNDKINLLSEACHEGEPPLENSLSSESVNNTDEEVVMHNPLSVGSSGSIQISNEVVSPSSSPSPDKPTHTQVHSQFHMHQTGDRKWHHKRYAGNLRHDPQHHFQGHSRRRPHRTWKDSPQDYRGMRSGQTPGDQDYTSESIASQKPQVERISQDNNHIQSGQQQNFHTTSQSQLPSQGFTQEKSQYTTSNDEQYGHMQSGQAPNTYEQMWQYYYYQQQQQYLLQQQQLQQAQNFQQQYYQQQVQMQQQYFQSQQQYPYQPVELQQQYHIQQQLQQTQQQQQLLGLQPQEASQTDQLSFQQHEHQPEELEEAEQKQHTKQVSSLSIQIQAGERDHQDS, via the exons ATGGAGACCCGTCTTGTTATTCCGACTCCTACATCGGGAACTTCCATCTGGTCATTGCTACGTTCAGTCCAGTTCTATGCCAAATCAATAGCTCTTGCTATGGCGAATGATTTTCAACTTCTCAATAATTCAGGCACAAAAGCTCAACCAATTGAATCAGACTCCGCAG TTGGCTTAGATGAGTCCAAACTTTACGAAGGTGTTCCCATACATGGACTAGATTTTGACGAATGGACTTCCCTTATTTCAGAGATTGAGAGAGAGTATCCT GATGTCATTGAGAAGATCTCTTTGGTGTATGACTCATTCTTGTCCGAGTTTCCTCTGTGCCATGGATACTGGAGAAAGTATGCAGCTCACAAGACAAGGTTGTGCTCTGCGGACAGGGTTGTTGATGTATTCGAACAAGCAGTGCAATCAGCAACTTATTCTGTTGGTATTTGGGTTGATTACTGTAGTTTCAGCATATCAGCTTTTGAAGATCCATCTGATATTCGAAG ATTGTTTAAGAGGGCAATCTCCTTTGTCGGAAAGGACTATTTGAGCTATAGCTTGTGGGACAAGTACATTGAGTTTGAGGTATCTCAACAGCAGTGGGACTCCTTAGCTCTTATTTACATTCAAACTCTGAGATTTCCTACCAAAAAGTTGTCTTATTATCACAACAG GTATAGTTCACTACTGAAGTACGTGCATGCTGGTGAAAAACTCTATGACGAAGCATGTCAACTAGAAGAAAAAGTTATTCACTTTGAGGATAAGATCAGGAGGACATATTTTCATGTAAAACCCCTTGATGCTGGTCAACTGAAGAATTGGCATTCTTATCTTGACTTTGTGGAGATGTATGGAGATTTTGATTGG GCGGTTAAACTCTACGAAAGATGCTTAATTCCCTGTGCTAGTTATCCTGAGTTTTGGATGCGCTATGTGGAGTTTGTCGAAACTAAGGGTGGAAGAGAGATAGCAATGTTTGCTCTAGAGCGTGCAACAAAAACTTTTCTCAAG AAAGTTCCTGTTATCCATCTTTTCAATTCAAGGTTTAAGGAACAAATAAGAGATTTATCGGGTGCACGTGCTGCTTTTCTTCAGCTTGATGGAGATTTAGATTCTAAGTTTGTGGAGAATATCATATTGAAGGCTAATATGGAGAAACGAATG GGAAAATCTACAGAAGCTTTTAATATTTACCGAGAAGCCCTGGAGATGGCTttgatgaagaagaaattggatGTTCTACCAGCTCTGTATGTACATCTTTCTCGACTTAAACACATG ATTACAGGAAGTGTTGATGCTGCTATGGAGGTCTTAATAGATGGGATCCGAAATGTACCTCTCTGCAAATTGCTTCTTGAG GAACTTATAAACTTCGTAATGGTCTATGGAGTGCCAAAGCTTATAAATTTAGTTGATCCCATCGTAGCTAATGCAATATCTCTCAAGGCAGACGTATCTCAGGGTTGGAGTGAGCAAGACAGAGAGGATATTTCAACTCTGTATTTAAAG GCTGTTGACTTGTGTGGAACCATCCATGATGTAATGAAGGTGTGGAATCGGCATATTAAATTGTTTCCACAGTCTATTAGAGTAATGCCATATAAAGACCCCATCCAGGAGACAGAAGCCATAAAAATGACCGTGGGAGGAAAACAAACAACAGATACCACTGTAACCTACCAACCAATCAGAGATGGCCATGTCAATCCATCAAATCAGCCTCCTCTAGAAGAAAATAAACAGTCTCTGTTAGATAACCAAAACTTCAAGAATGACCAATCTTCCAATGGGAATGAACCAACATCCTGTTTACTCGTAAAGCGTAATATTGCTACGAAAGAGTCTACCATCGACCAGATTAATTTAGGAGATTCTGAAATTGGTGCAGAGGAAAGGGAGCAGGAAAATTCTCCAAAAGTTCTTGAGCATTATGGAAGTGGTGGAAATCAGATTGAATCGGCACAAATGCGAACGCCCATGGACAACTCCAAAAAAGATGAGTGTGGTGATGCTTTGGGCGTGACCTTGAAAAATCTTTCAATTGGGAGTCTTTCCTTGAACGCAAAGAACAATGACAAAATAAATTTACTTTCCGAAGCATGTCACGAAGGGGAACCTCCCCTGGAGAACAGTTTGTCTAGTGAAAGTGTCAACAATACAGATGAAGAGGTTGTAATGCACAACCCTCTAAGTGTCGGATCTTCCGGTTCCATCCAGATTTCCAATGAAGTGGTCAGTCCATCATCCTCTCCAAGTCCCGACAAGCCTACACACACCCAAGtacattcgcagtttcacatgCATCAAACTGGGGACAGAAAATGGCACCATAAACGTTATGCCGGTAACTTGCGTCATGACCCCCAGCATCATTTTCAAGGACACTCTCGAAGAAGGCCTCATCGAACATGGAAAGATTCTCCTCAGGACTACCGAGGAATGCGATCTGGTCAAACACCAGGTGATCAAGATTATACCTCTGAATCTATTGCTTCACAAAAACCACAAGTTGAACGAATCAGCCAAGACAACAATCATATTCAATCTGGGCAGCAGCAGAATTTCCATACTACTTCTCAGTCTCAACTTCCTTCTCAAGGTTTTACTCAAGAGAAATCTCAATATACTACATCAAATGACGAACAATATGGTCACATGCAGAGTGGTCAGGCGCCAAATACCTATGAACAGATGTGGCAATATTATTACTATCAGCAACAGCAGCAGTATCTTTTGCAGCAGCAACAACTTCAACAGGCACAGAATTTTCAGCAACAGTATTACCAGCAGCAAGTGCAAATGCAACAACAGTATTTTCAATCGCAACAACAATATCCTTACCAGCCTGTGGAATTACAACAGcagtatcacattcagcagcaatTGCAACAAACGCAGCAGCAGCAACAGTTACTTGGTCTTCAGCCGCAAGAAGCCTCCCAGACAGATCAGCTATCATTCCAACAACATGAGCATCAGCCAGAAGAACTGGAGGAAGCTGAACAAAAGCAACACACAAAACAAGTTTCTTCGTTGTCTATTCAGATCCAGGCTGGTGAACGTGACCATCAG GATTCTTGA